The following are encoded in a window of Podospora pseudoanserina strain CBS 124.78 chromosome 6, whole genome shotgun sequence genomic DNA:
- the RPT5 gene encoding 26S proteasome regulatory subunit 6A (COG:O; EggNog:ENOG503NV1G) — MSTLEDLAGLTSRRDDDDKKKDEKKDDKSKRQGDGDAEMKDAEPEEDVLDEEILALATEDINTRRRLLDNDARIMRSEYQRLTHEKQTMLEKIKENKEKIDNNRQLPYLVGNVVELLDLDPTAESSEEGANIDLDAIRVGKSAVIKTSTRQTIFLPLIGLVDPDKLQPADLIGVNKDSYLILDTLPAEYDSRVKAMEVDEKPTEKYSDVGGLDKQIDEIIEAIVWPMKEAERFKKIGIKAPKGCLMYGPPGTGKTLLARACAAQTDATFLKLAGPQLVQMFIGDGAKLVRDCFALAKEKAPAIIFIDELDAIGTKRFDSEKSGDREVQRTMLELLNQLDGFASDDRIKVIAATNRVDVLDPALLRSGRLDRKIEFPYPNEEARAQILKIHSRKMKVDENVNWGELARSTDEFGGAMLKAVCVEAGMIALRMGKNKIGHEHYVDAIAEVQSKKKDTVNFYA, encoded by the exons ATGTCTACTCTCGAGGACCTTGCTGGTCTGACCAGCCGCCgcgatgacgacgacaaaaagaaggacgagaagaaggacgacaAGAGCAAGAGACAAGGGGATGGCGATGCCGAGATGAAGGATGCCgagcccgaggaggatgtgctgGACGAGGAGATTCTGGCTCTTGCCACAGAGGACATCAACACTCGCCGCCGACTTCTCGACAATGACGCCAGAATCATGAGAAGCGAGTACCAGCGGTTAACGCACGAGAAGCAGACTatgttggagaagatcaaggagaacaaggagaagattgACAACAACAG ACAACTGCCCTATCTTGTTGGCAATGTCGTTGAGCTCTTAGACCTCGACCCCACCGCCGAATCATCTGAAGAGGGCGCCAACATCGACCTGGATGCTATCCGCGTTGGTAAATCGGCCGTGATCAAGACATCGACTAGGCAAACCATCTTCTTACCCCTCATCGGTCTCGTCGACCCAGACAAGCTGCAGCCTGCCGATCTTATCGGTGTGAATAAGGACTCGTATCTTATTTTGGACACTCTGCCGGCTGAGTATGACAGCAGAGTCAAGGCGATGGAGGTTGACGAGAAGCCCACGGAGAAGTACAGcgatgttggtggtttggacAAGCAGATCGATGAGATCATCGAGGCTATTGTCTGGCCGatgaaggaggccgagaggtTCAAGAAGATTGGTATCAAGGCTCCAAAGG GATGCTTGATGTACGGCCCTCCAGGTACCGGCAAGACGCTCTTGGCCAGAGCGTGCGCTGCGCAGACTGATGCCACTTTCCTCAAGCTTGCCGGTCCCCAATTGGTGCAGATGTTcattggtgatggtgccaaGCTTGTGAGAGATTGCTTCGCTCTggcgaaggagaaggcccCTGCGATTATCTTCATTGACGAGTTGGATGCCATTGGTACCAAGCGTTTCGACAGTGAGAAGAGTGGTGACCGTGAAGTTCAAAGAACCATGTTGGAGCTTCTCAATCAGCTGGATGGCTTCGCCTCGGACGACCGCATCAAGGTCATCGCCGCCACAAACAGAGTGGATGTCCTCGACCCTGCGCTGCTGCGTTCCGGCCGTCTTGATCGCAAGATTGAGTTCCCGTATCCCAACGAGGAGGCCCGGGCTCAGATTCTCAAGATCCACTCCCGCAAGATGAAGGTGGATGAGAACGTCAACTGGGGCGAACTGGCGCGCAGCACAGACGAGTTTGGTGGTGCCATGCTCAAGGCTGTTTGTGTTGAGGCTGGCATGATTGCCCTGCGGATGGGGAAGAACAAGATTGGGCATGAGCACTATGTCGATGCCATTGCTGAAGTACagtccaagaagaaagaC ACGGTCAACTTTTATGCGTAA